TTTGCTTGGAAGTTCCATGATTCCTTATGGTACCAATATTCTCTTTAACGCAGCCGATCAGGCAGGAAAACAAGTTGTTGAACTTATGAAAAAAGGCATTAAGCCATCGGATATTCTGACATATTCTGCATTTCATAATGCATTAGTGATTCATTCGGCGATATCCGGCTCTACCAATGCCCTTTTACATTTGCCAGTTATAGCAAAAGAAGCAGGGGTAAAGATTGGTGCAGATTTATTTGATAATATACAAAGAGATATACCTTACCTTGTGAATGTCAGACCGGCAGGAAAGTATTCAGGAGAACATTTTTATTATGCTGGAGGAGTTCCCGGACTTATGTTAAAGCTTAGCAAGTACTTGGATTTACAGGTACTTACGGTTTCAGGGAAAAACCTCGGTGAAAGTTTGGAAGAGTATAAGGAATCCAATAAGTTAATAACCCAGCAAAACTTTTTAATGAATTATGGTCTTAAATCAGAAGAAGTGATAAGACCTCTTGAGAATCCTATTACGGAGCACGGTGCTATTGCGGTATTAAAAGGGAATATTGCTCCCGACGGTTGTGTGATTAAACATACGGCACTTCATAAGGATATGCGTTTACACACAGGTAGGGCAAGGGTGTTTGAAAATGAATTGGATGCAAGAAATGCTATTATCAATAGGGATATCAAAGAAGGAGAAGTTATTGTGATTCGTTATGTAGGGCCTAAAGGAGCAGGAATGCCTGAAATGTTTTATGCAACGGAAGCTCTGGTTTCAGACGAACAGCTCAGTTCTACAACAGCCCTTATTACAGATGGAAGATTTTCAGGAGCCAGCAGAGGACCGGTTATAGGGCACATTTCTCCGGAAGCCGCTGAAGGAGGTCCGATTGCCTTTGTTACTGACAACGATCTGATAGAAATAAATATTGATCATAGAAGTATTAATATAGTAGGAATAAACGGCGTTAAAATGACACAAGAAGAAATTGTTCATGAATTGGAGGAGCGTAAAAAACTCTTTAAGAAACCTGAGATTGAGGATAAAGGCATATTAGGTCTTTATAAAAAAACAGCCACATCTGCCATGGAAGGCGGAGCAATGGAAATAAATTAATACCCTTTAAGAATGGGTATCATAACAAATCTCCACCAGCTTAGCTGGTGGAGATTTGTTAAAATCTTAAATCTCTTTCTCCTTGACGAATACGATTTAAGTAATCTAAGGCTCTAGTCCTTTGCTTATCATTAGGAACATTCAGGATTTCTTCATCAATCATTTTTTGTCCCATTTCTTTAAGCTCATCGTCTCCATAGTCACTTAAGTATTCTTCAAAGGTGAGTAATGCATTAGGGAGACAACAGTTAGCAATTTGTCCCGATTTCGCCAAAGGCATAAAGCGGTCTCCGGTCCTTCCTTCTCTGTAACAAGCGGTACAGTAACTTGGAAGATAGCCGTCTTTTACAAGTCCTTTTATGACATCAATTGGCTTTCTATGGTCTGCAAGGTTAAATTGAGGCGTTTCTTCAATGCCGTTTTCTTCGTCAGCCTTTTTCTTAGCATATCCGCCGACTCCGACACAAGAGCCTGCACTCATCTGGGAAATTCCGATGTCTAAAAGTTCTTTACGGAATTCAACACTTTCTCTAGTGGAAAGAATCAACCCTGTATAAGGTACTGCCAGGCGAATGACTGCTACTAATTTTTTAAAGTCCCTGTCGTTAACTAAATAAGGGAAGCTTTCATAGTCCACCCCTTCTGCGGGCAGAAGTCTTGGGAATGAAATCGTATGAGGTCCCACGCCGCTGACAGCTTCCAGATGCTCTGCATGCATTAAAAGTGCTACGGTCTCATAATGGTAATCATATAATCCAAACAGAGGACCGATACCCACATCGTCAATTCCGCCACCGAGCATAGCTCTGTCCATAGCCTCCGTATGCCATTCGTAATTATGCTTTGGTCCCTTATGCATTGCAAGATAAGTCGGTTTATGATACGTTTCCTGGAATAGAATATATGTGCCGATACCTGCATCTTTTAATTTTCTATAATTTTCAGCTGTAGTTGCCGCGATATCAATATTAACCCTTCTGATGGCTCCGTTTTCAAATTTTTCATTATAAATCGTTTGGATACATTCCAGAATGTAGTCGATTGGACAATTTTCATCGTCTTCACCGGCTTCCAGAAGAAGTCTCTTATGTCCCATGGCTTCTAGGGCTCTAACTTCTTCTCTCAGTTCTTCCTGTGTCAATTTGCGTCTTACAATCTCATTACTGCATTTATACCCACAGTATTTGCAATTATTTACACA
The genomic region above belongs to Defluviitalea saccharophila and contains:
- the ilvD gene encoding dihydroxy-acid dehydratase, coding for MYKSQQVRDIAPEVDALRMGMGWSVEDTNKPHIIIESTYGDSHPGSAGLDRISEYVEKSIASQGAKYSKFYATDICDGIAQGHEGMNYSLLSREMIANMVEIHVKAAPCDGLVCISSCDKAVPAHLIAMARLDMPSIFVSGGVMREGPDHLTLEQIGTYNIQYKRGEITEAEFNTLKQNACASCGACQFMGTACTMQVMSEALGLSLLGSSMIPYGTNILFNAADQAGKQVVELMKKGIKPSDILTYSAFHNALVIHSAISGSTNALLHLPVIAKEAGVKIGADLFDNIQRDIPYLVNVRPAGKYSGEHFYYAGGVPGLMLKLSKYLDLQVLTVSGKNLGESLEEYKESNKLITQQNFLMNYGLKSEEVIRPLENPITEHGAIAVLKGNIAPDGCVIKHTALHKDMRLHTGRARVFENELDARNAIINRDIKEGEVIVIRYVGPKGAGMPEMFYATEALVSDEQLSSTTALITDGRFSGASRGPVIGHISPEAAEGGPIAFVTDNDLIEINIDHRSINIVGINGVKMTQEEIVHELEERKKLFKKPEIEDKGILGLYKKTATSAMEGGAMEIN
- the hydG gene encoding [FeFe] hydrogenase H-cluster radical SAM maturase HydG; this encodes MYNVKSLDANEFIDDGEILSSIEEAKKLAKEPAEIDRILNKASTCKGLTHREAAVLLEVDDDETLEKIYKLAKEIKEKIYGKRIVIFAPLYLSNYCVNNCKYCGYKCSNEIVRRKLTQEELREEVRALEAMGHKRLLLEAGEDDENCPIDYILECIQTIYNEKFENGAIRRVNIDIAATTAENYRKLKDAGIGTYILFQETYHKPTYLAMHKGPKHNYEWHTEAMDRAMLGGGIDDVGIGPLFGLYDYHYETVALLMHAEHLEAVSGVGPHTISFPRLLPAEGVDYESFPYLVNDRDFKKLVAVIRLAVPYTGLILSTRESVEFRKELLDIGISQMSAGSCVGVGGYAKKKADEENGIEETPQFNLADHRKPIDVIKGLVKDGYLPSYCTACYREGRTGDRFMPLAKSGQIANCCLPNALLTFEEYLSDYGDDELKEMGQKMIDEEILNVPNDKQRTRALDYLNRIRQGERDLRF